A section of the Ranitomeya imitator isolate aRanImi1 chromosome 7, aRanImi1.pri, whole genome shotgun sequence genome encodes:
- the LOC138645630 gene encoding up-regulator of cell proliferation-like translates to MPMEWLLSKLHLEEFQGSKISLEHVMCIEKEIRNDETSLPWKFLRKLIALDETARNTMIDENEDSNISGFCAEDDLFLNQFSTRNSSNSLHPLDVLCALLRSSDSFLQQFIFSKMSMCQFAVPLVLPADKNNPITLSLWPLREIVKNWRPTSLLSTKGFREDNLVNISMPIFSFVRLGNCTLSKSRILNNVLSPSYAHHDFFVHQDMECGYHHRTISEGLLELFWHFPGGSQNSNVFLEPISIMNLRGDLEFNQKQFSLLTKVSSAVFIFSEDLQEKHCKILESYAPGNPNLYFIISLPDGKHYNEEKEKYLHKLIRSLNLTSKNILVKDSGTNEAKIVKEIQGFIRSLINASPQSMTLEEVGKIANEFEIYVDENAEECQRAKALANRIISHITDVSQYKKQTMTLQGNLWKKITKNEKELCRMRKQVDESGETYKSELNRQIIDLRKQQSQQELQADMKTFLSALTDLPHPEKKYFLKWLKIFLDNIARSTIKELQAEYLKNSTNMFVLKEIDQKMSDGSLGLEHFLREVGQMHESQFFKLNHKHLGQKFSDLPRLAADLMLDGFPLEMIDGDASNIPLQWITDVLTELDKKTGGQCRMRVITVLGVQSTGKSTLLNTMFGLQFPVASGRCTRGALMTLIKVKENFQEELGCEFILVIDTEGLKAPELASLENSHEHDNELATLVVGLSDITIINISMENFSEMKDILQIVVHAFLRMSKIGEKPNCHFVHQNVSDVSAHTLGMRDRKKMLENLNHMTKAAAKMEKLEGITTFNDIMNYNPDEHTWYISGLWYGIPPMAPINSGYSEGVLSLKKCLIEFLRSKVQKPRTISVFLQWLKSLWNAVKYEKFIFSFRNSLIADAYDQVSVKYSQLEWNFRKEIYNWMTKVLISIKNEQAENLSMETLTDIIESTSEMLSKEEKKMHNLLNTYFDAELENTHLVEKYREDFMKSVKSLRKGLKEETVNKCIEAIHIQKTKHKIEGLKDSYISQMEEKVTTLICLCRGRTQKMDDEKLEGEFDAMWKDTIKNLQVKSIARQDIDHIMLQQLLKEMSHKSGAVNEKLLNIQTLLEFAHVTFEVRDEHIDLKWYEKCHDKIMYKVRSFKDFYKDDYSFKSKQLAERLADKGSRFVDQCVKRNENYHDMFCLELLKMVNDNLQQTDVKNLHTTDHFELDLKLLLLGRAAPEFQKIHDNFLTLNDPYLCLETLKSDYLSVFKAVFQEKDECTTRAKRFCDLCLKPAIVDYVNHRLGQEIVNEMLSGKDNMKYMSHTFFQMRVLCKLLEEHSFEQYVKYINNYERFVKECILEFIKEKYEDPEALQSLQSNIVLSILQKLRKILKDSQLQKSADISEFLRNICKMLNKDLVISQKDVKVIVFQNSVPVTQFAADVEFFLSDLRADIISEMRWSTIESVLDVVVLKPEEELFKKVIGCGNQCLFCKVPCEAGCAEHTEHFATVHRPQGLGRYRSVDTNVLCSSLCSTDVVTGKSFRNSDTEWKFHPYKDYQDLYPDWMIQPDPSISASDYWKFIFKEFNAKFAKEYNAKPATLPKDWYDINKGQALESLKESFRVK, encoded by the coding sequence ATGCCAATGGAATGGCTACTGTCCAAGCTTCATCTGGAGGAGTTCCAAGgctccaaaatcagtctggaacatGTGATGTGTATCGAGAAAGAGATCAGGAATGATGAAACTTCACTGCCATGGAAGTTTCTCAGAAAACTTATAGCACTGGATGAAACTGCACGAAATACCATGATAGATGAGAATGAAGATTCCAACATAAGTGGTTTCTGTGCAGAAGATGATCTGTTTTTAAACCAGTTCTCAACTAGAAATTCCTCAAATTCTCTCCATCCCCTAGATGTCCTATGTGCTCTTCTTCGTTCTTCTGATAGCTTTCTACAACAATTTATCTTCTCCAAAATGTCCATGTGTCAGTTTGCGGTTCCTCTTGTGCTTCCTGCAGATAAGAACAATCCGATTACCCTTTCACTATGGCCCTTGAGAGAAATTGTAAAGAATTGGAGACCAACATCATTACTAAGCACTAAAGGCTTCAGAGAAGACAACCTGGTGAATATTTCCATGCCGATCTTTTCGTTTGTCAGATTAGGAAATTGTACTCTCTCAAAATCCAGAATCCTCAACAATGTTCTCAGTCCATCCTACGCTCATCATGATTTCTTCGTGCACCAGGACATGGAATGTGGTTATCATCATAGAACAATCTCGGAAGGACTTCTGGAGCTCTTCTGGCATTTTCCTGGTGGGAGTCAAAACTCTAACGTTTTTCTTGAACCCATAAGTATCATGAATTTACGTGGAGACCTAGAATTTAATCAGAAGCAGTTCAGTTTATTGACCAAAGTCTCTTCTGCTGTTTTTATTTTCTCGGAAGATCTCCAAGAAAAACATTGCAAAATATTGGAGAGCTATGCACCAGGCAATCCAAACCTCTACTTTATTATCTCTCTACCTGATGGCAAACATTACAATGAGGAGAAAGAAAAATATCTACACAAGTTAATAAGATCTCTAAACTTGACCAGTAAAAACATCTTGGTGAAAGATTCCGGGACAAATGAAGCCAAAATTGTAAAAGAGATACAAGGCTTTATAAGAAGTTTGATCAATGCTTCTCCTCAATCCATGACATTAGAGGAAGTTGGGAAAATTGCTAATGAGTTTGAAATCTATGTAGATGAAAATGCAGAAGAGTGCCAAAGAGCCAAGGCTCTAGCCAATAGGATCATCAGTCATATCACGGACGTGTCACAGTATAAGAAACAAACTATGACCCTGCAGGGGAATCTGTGGAAGAAGATTACTAAAAATGAAAAAGAACTCTGCAGGATGAGGAAACAGGTTGATGAAAGTGGGGAGACTTATAAGTCGGAGCTAAACAGACAAATTATAGACTTGCGTAAACAACAAAGCCAGCAAGAACTTCAGGCAGACATGAAGACATTTTTGTCGGCACTTACTGACTTGCCTCatcctgaaaaaaaatattttttgaagtgGTTAAAGATATTTCTCGATAATATTGCTCGATCAACTATAAAAGAGTTACAAGCTGAGTATTTAAAAAATTCCACCAATATGTTTGTTCTGAAGGAAATAGATCAAAAGATGTCTGATGGCTCACTTGGGTTAGAACATTTCTTACGTGAAGTCGGGCAGATGCACGAGTCTCAGTTTTTTAAACTTAATCATAAACATCTAGGACAAAAATTCAGTGACCTCCCCAGATTAGCTGCTGATCTCATGCTGGATGGGTTTCCATTGGAGATGATTGATGGAGATGCCTCCAACATTCCCTTACAGTGGATAACTGATGTCCTGACCGAGCTGGATAAAAAGACCGGAGGACAATGCAGGATGAGGGTGATAACCGTGCTGGGAGTGCAGAGTACGGGGAAGTCCACCCTCCTGAACACCATGTTTGGTCTACAGTTCCCTGTGGCAAGTGGTCGATGCACACGAGGAGCCTTAATGACTCTCATTAAAGTGAAGGAGAACTTCCAGGAAGAACTAGGCTGTGAATTTATTCTGGTGATCGACACCGAAGGGTTGAAAGCTCCTGAATTGGCTTCACTGGAAAACAGTCATGAACACGACAATGAGTTAGCCACATTAGTGGTTGGGTTGAGTGACATCACCATCATTAACATATCCATGGAAAACTTTTCAGAAATGAAAGATATTTTACAGATTGTGGTCCACGCATTTCTCCGTATGAGCAAAATAGGAGAAAAACCAAACTGTCACTTTGTTCATCAGAACGTGAGTGATGTGTCTGCTCATACTTTGGGAATGAGAGACAGGAAAAAAATGTTGGAGAACCTGAATCACATGACAAAAGCTGCAGCAAAAATGGAAAAATTGGAAGGGATAACTACTTTTAATGATATAATGAATTACAATCCTGATGAACACACGTGGTACATTTCTGGCCTGTGGTATGGCATTCCACCCATGGCTCCTATAAACTCTGGGTACAGCGAGGGAGTTCTTTCACTTAAAAAATGTTTGATTGAGTTCCTGAGAAGTAAAGTGCAGAAGCCACGGACTATCTCAGTTTTTCTTCAGTGGTTAAAAAGTTTATGGAAtgcagtaaaatatgaaaaatttatCTTTAGCTTTCGGAACAGTCTGATAGCTGATGCTTACGACCAGGTGTCCGTAAAATATTCACAGCTGGAGTGGAACTTCCGAAAAGAGATCTACAACTGGATGACAAAGGTGCTGATATCAATAAAGAACGAGCAAGCCGAAAATCTATCAATGGAAACATTGACTGATATAATAGAATCGACATCAGAAATGCTGAGCAAAGAGGAGAAGAAGATGCACAATTTACTCAATACTTATTTTGATGCTGAACTTGAAAATACACATCTGGTAGAAAAATACAGAGAAGACTTTATGAAAAGTGTAAAAAGTCTTAGGAAGGGACTTAAAGAAGAAACAGTCAACAAATGCATAGAAGCCATTCATATCCAAAAGACAAAGCATAAGATAGAAGGTTTGAAGGATAGTTACATATCACAAATGGAAGAGAAAGTGACAACTCTTATATGCCTGTGCAGGGGCAGGACTCAGAAAATGGATGACGAAAAGCTTGAAGGAGAATTTGATGCCATGTGGAAGGACACAATAAAAAACCTTCAGGTCAAATCCATAGCAAGACAAGACATTGACCACATCATGCTCCAGCAACTCCTGAAGGAGATGAGTCACAAGTCAGGGGCCGTCAACGAGAAACTGCTGAACATCCAGACGCTTCTTGAATTTGCACATGTAACTTTTGAGGTGCGTGATGAACACATCGATCTAAAATGGTACGAGAAATGTCACGACAAAATCATGTACAAAGTTAGAAGTTTTAAAGACTTCTACAAAGACGACTACAGTTTTAAATCAAAGCAGCTAGCAGAACGCCTGGCCGACAAAGGCTCAAGATTCGTCGATCAATGCGTGAAGAGGAACGAGAATTACCATGATATGTTTTGTTTAGAATTACTTAAAATGGTCAATGATAATCTCCAACAGACCGATGTGAAGAACCTGCACACCACAGACCATTTTGAGCTTGACCTCAAGCTTTTACTTTTAGGCAGAGCAGCTCCAGAATTTCAAAAGATACACGATAATTTCTTAACCTTAAATGACCCATACTTGTGCTTAGAAACATTAAAATCTGATTATCTTTCAGTTTTCAAAGCAGTATTCCAGGAAAAGGATGAATGTACAACTAGAGCGAAACGCTTCTGTGACCTATGCCTCAAACCAGCCATTGTGGACTACGTGAACCATCGTCTTGGACAGGAGATAGTCAACGAGATGCTGAGCGGCAAAGACAACATGAAATACATGAGTCACACTTTCTTTCAGATGCGGGTTCTCTGTAAGCTTCTGGAGGAACATTCTTTTGAGCAATATGTGAAGTATATAAATAACTATGAGCGTTTTGTCAAGGAATGTATCTTGGAGTTCATTAAAGAGAAATATGAAGACCCAGAAGCTTTGCAATCATTGCAGTCAAACATAGTCTTGTCCATTCTTCAGAAATTACGAAAAATTCTTAAAGACTCCCAACTACAGAAAAGTGCAGATATCTCAGAATTCCTAAGAAATATTTGTAAAATGCTGAACAAGGACTTGGTCATATCACAAAAAGATGTCAAGGTGATTGTTTTTCAGAATTCTGTGCCCGTTACTCAGTTCGCTGCTGATGTTGAGTTTTTCCTTTCTGACCTTAGAGCGGATATTATATCAGAAATGAGATGGTCAACCATTGAGTCTGTTCTGGACGTAGTTGTCCTAAAACCAGAAGAAGAACTGTTTAAGAAAGTGATTGGATGTGGGAACCAGTGTCTGTTCTGTAAAGTCCCCTGTGAAGCCGGATGTGCTGAGCACACAGAGCACTTTGCCACTGTTCATCGTCCTCAGGGCCTGGGCAGATACAGATCGGTGGACACTAATGTCCTATGTTCCTCACTATGTTCTACAGATGTTGTCACCGGGAAGTCATTCCGGAACTCTGACACTGAGTGGAAGTTTCATCCCTATAAAGATTATCAGGACTTGTACCCAGACTGGATGATCCAACCAGACCCCAGCATCAGCGCCTCCGACTATTGGAAATTCATCTTTAAAGAGTTTAATGCCAAGTTTGCAAAAGAATATAATGCAAAGCCTGCAACTCTGCCCAAAGACTGGTATGACATAAACAAGGGTCAAGCTCTTGAAAGCTTGAAGGAATCATTCCGTGTGAAATAA